The following is a genomic window from Mus pahari chromosome 1, PAHARI_EIJ_v1.1, whole genome shotgun sequence.
CTGGTAAAGAGTTCCTTTTCACATTTTGTATAAATTTATActctcttattcctttttttccattttactttatttttattagatttttttcttcatttatatttcaaatgctatcccctttcctagtttcctctctgaaattcccctatcccctccttctccccctgctccccaacccacccactcctgctccctggccctggcattcctgttgGATGGAGAACAGGGTCCccgatgaaggagctagagaaagtacccaacgagctgaaggggtttgcagccctataggaggaacaacaatatgaactagccagtacccccagagcttagccctaggactaaaccaccaatcagagaaaacacatggtgggactcatgtctctggGTAATCTTAAAGGAGAAAGACTGAGGGGTAAAATCTGTGTGAAAGCCTTTGCAAAACAATGACAACATAAAAAGCATTACAGAGAGTGGTCCAGGGAAAATGTAAaagtttatattgtttttgtcTCCCTTGTCTGGATTTCTGTCTTACTTATAGTTCTGAAGTGCAGCTCTGCCAGATTTCATCGAACACACAAATTGGGTCATGGAGAGGAACCACAGGGTATTATGCCTGAATGATTTCAGATTCCTCACTAATGGGATTGGAGGATGACTGTAGCCTAAATATCAAGTTTGGATGAGGAAAAGGCTAATGGGACCAAACTGCTAATTCAGGACCAGGAACGTGGGCCGTCAATGACAACATGTCAAGGTGGCCCGCTGAAGGGGCTTTTGGAAGCAGGCAGGCCTGGACTTAAATACCAGCTCATGAGTTACTCATTGTCATCCTgagtaaatttaatttaatttccacAAGACTCCGTTTTCCTTTTTTTCACCGGAAAATGGAGTTGAGTGCGTAAGGACAGGTCACGACGACGACGACGGAGGTGAGGTGACCACATCGGTCCCTTGCTTGAGGTGCCCAGTGGTCTCCCTCCAGGGTCTTGACCAGGCCACAAAGCTCTGCATGACTTGGCTCTTGCCACCCTGCCTAGCCTTGTTTCATAACACCCCTTTGCTAGATCATGATGTGTCAGCAGTTCCAGGCTTCTGCAATCCACCAAGTGCTCAAGGTCATTCCCATTTCAAGGACCGTCTCTTTTCTTGTCCCCTTGCTGTGGCTGTTTTCTTTGTTCCATGGGCTCCAGTTCTTTGGCCACCTTCTCAGACAGAGCTTCCTTGAATGGGCTATCTAATGTTCTTTCTGTCTGACCTGGATGGCTTAGTACTGCTGGTCTCAGTGCTCATTCCTGTCTGCTTTAATCTAACTTGCTTTCTTCAGTGCTATCTCTCCCCATGGAGAAGAGCTGCCACAAGAGGCTTATATGTCTTGGTCACTAACAAGTTACTGACTAGAATAGATTTTGACACATGGCATAGTTTAATAAATATCAGTCAAATAAATAATCGACTAAAGGAATGCCCAGGGCCCAGTGGTTTTTCAATGAGTGACTGCATTCCATTTGTAGACATTATTTAAGTTGATAGTCTGGTCTTGGGAAGTACTGAGGATTAATGTGAGGAATTTCCAACCATGAAAATTTAAAGCTCGTTGAGAAAGATATATGATGCATTTTGTGGTTTTTGGAAAATGTGTAGTGAGACTACTGGAAATCATGTTTACTAACACGAAGGTATGCTTTTGAGTAAGGGGAATATTTTGGAGGCCTTATATTTCTTTTTGGATATTTGGATGATGTAATTTCAAAGAGCTTCATTGTCCCTTTAAGAATTCAATGACAGTAAAATGAAATTCCAAAATTTGCTGTTATTCTGTAGTTGCTTCCTGTCTCATTCTATCcttgattttctttgtatttgctgCTTGGGTATCTGGTATCTATAGATGAAGCACCTGCTCTCTCTTCCTCGTGGGCTTCTGTTTGAGTGTTAACAGGGATAGCATCTATGTAGACATAAAAGAAGGGAGAGCTTGGGGAACATTGCTCTACCTTCCCCTCTGACATCTAAAGTGTGACAGCAGTATGTAAGAGCTCCTGTCTGGAAAGCCTCTCTTCCAAAGTGCTAGCTTACATCCAGCTACAATTTTACTCTTTCATCTaatgtcatggtgtgtgtgtgtggggggggggtgagggggtttCCCCATTATTTCTCAGGTGCCCTAACGGTGCTTACTGGTTTTTAAATCTTGATCAGGCCATTGTGAAGAGTCTCGTGACTCTGAAGTCTCTACACTGAAACATCTGAGTGAGATTTGGCTGTCTATGATGCCGACTCTTTTTtgaaatggaagcagagaagcagaCTCAGAGCTGCCACTGAAGCTCATTTGTAGCATGAATAGACATCCCTATGTAGGTTTCTTCTTTGGATTTAGTACAAATCCCTCCTGCAGCTGTTTTAACTCACTTGCTCTGGTTACATCTCACTCAGAAAGAAATACTGTGTCACCATCATTGTGCAGGTAACAGAGCACATGCACAGGGTGACACTCCGTGCAGAGAGTTCATGACaaggtctctctcctctctgctgccCTATTTGCTCTTTTGAAACTGGGgaactcttttctttcctttttggcaCCACAGTAACACATTCTCCCAACAAACTCAGGATGTTCACAGTATCTATTTACCCCTGTAGATACAAGCCACTCATTCCTCTTGTTGTGTCTGGCAAGTATTTGGATTAATTGCACATCCTCCTAGGAGGCTGAGCCATCATTTAGCAGAATGTATTAATAAAAGGATCATTATCTAACAGTTCAGCCTCCATTGGCTCGCTTTTATCCTGCCTCTTTGAGCTGGTGAGCAAAATTAATGAGGATCCTTGGCTATGGCTAGCAGATACTGTGACCCTTTAGGCATCTTTTTCCCCTGCTGTTCTGTACCTCTCCTCAGCTATGTCACATCCAGTCTCTAGGTTGATGCAAAGATAGGTTGTGACAATAGTTTGTGGGTGGCTGTCAGAATTGATGGTGGTTTGTGTGGGAAAATGCATAGAGAGTTTGAGAGCTGATAGAATCAATTTAAAGAAAAGTTCCACTTTACAGAGAAATGTCAAGCAGTGTGTTTTAATTATGATGAAGTTATAATATATCTCATGCTTGGGTGATTGGGCTTGAAGAACTGCAAAACTACACAATATTCCCAACTCTAATAAAAGGGCATAAAAATAATGTGACCTTTTGGAGgaggtccagtgagagacagtGAAAAGGGTAACAGACATTCCTTCTGGACTTATTCACTCACCTCTTGGCACTCAGCATCCTCACCAGTAAAGTGTAGTGGAAGGAAAGCTGTAAAAACCCTGATACGATAGGCACCCTATGAGGGAATTCCTGGAATGTAATCAGCTCCCATGTGAAGAAGAAATTGAGACACATTGTCTAAGCTCACATGGCCCACTGTGTCCCACTCCAAACTGTAGGTGTCTTACCACAAGAGCATTTACATGCCttgcagagaaatggaaaattGCAATTAGTAGTGCTTTCCAGATTAGGACAATTCTTCAGATTATTGCCTTGAAGGACACGCTGAAGTCGTATATCTGGTCAGTAGTACACCTGGGACAGGAATCCACAACTGCCTGACGTGGAAGTCTGAGCACTTTCCCATGTGCTACTTCTTTGAGACCTTATTGCCTCAAAGATGGACAGAGGACACAATCATAATAGAACCCAGATTTACATACAGTAATGAGCAATTTAGGATTACAGGAAGCAGAACTTTGTGGTCTAAATTTCTGAAATCCATATGACCAACAAGAAGGCAGGTaggattctgtttttttttttttttttttttaacctagtcTTTAAtagctgatccatctctctagcctgagaTTCTATTTTATGCTAATATTTAACGTAACATTATAagtaaaatgttcatttaaataCTCTCGTCAGTTTCAGTGGGATAAGGGATAAAGACcgcaacctacccacaaaacctttggcccaaaatgtgttctgcctacaagatgtgcagggtcaaagatggagcagaaacagagggaaagaccaaccaatgactggcccaaatttaGACTCATCCCATAAggaccaacccctgacactattaattatactttGTCATGCTTAAAGACAGGaacctaacataactgtcctctgagaggctccatctaGCAGACAATAGAAATAgttgcagacacccacagccaaacattagatggagctcagggagtcttgtggaagagttgggagaaggattgaggggcCCAAAGAGGACAtggactccataggaagacaaacagagaTAACTAATCTGAACTCTTGGGGGCTctgaaactgaaccaccaaccaaagagcatataagGGTTGAACCTAagcccctgcacatatgtagcagatgtgcagcttggccttcatgtgggcccccaacaactggagtaggaGTGTCCTGGATCTGTTGCCTACCTGCCTGTGGActccattcccctaactgggcggccttgtctggcctcagtgggaggggatgcacctagtcctgcggTGACTTGATGACTTGATGTGCTGGGATCGGGCAGGTGGAGAATATATCCAGAGGgaggctcccccttctcagaggggaaggggagggaggaatggtaAAAGGATCTGCATGAGGGGGttctgagaggagagagacagctgATATTAGGGTgtagagcaaataaataaatacattaaaatctttcattggtattttgatATTTGGGGACTATTATACTAAAGGTATACTATTATACTTAGGTCTAGACAAACACcatatgaaacaacaacaaaaccattaaacaaacaaacaaacaaacaaaccattgaGCCCATAAAAGTAGAGAATGATACCAGAAAGTTGGGGAAGtgggggccaagaagtggggaaCTGTTGACCAAAGGTTACAAAAATTCAATCAGACAGAGGAATATTTTAAGACCTGTCCCCCTGAAGAAGTCCTCTAATCCAAATAATGCATCATGAAAATAGACATGAAGATAGGTTTCAAATGTCTCAGTAAAAATACGTGAGGCAATGTGTTAATTTGCTCGATTTAATCATTGCACATTTAATACACATATCAAAACATCACATGGCACCCCATAACTGTATACAATTATgatttatcaattaaaaataatatgactaAAACTCAGCATACTGCAGGTGTGGTTGAACATATACGCAAATAGCAAACACCAAGTGCGCACCATATTAGAATTTATTGGAATACAAACTAGCCCAAACACAATATATTATCTAGTTAAGAAAATATGAGCATTTACTGTTTGTCTGTAGTAACCTCGTGTTTCATGTTAGAGCAGTAGTCGCCAACATTAGAGTCATTAATGCACTTCCACAGGGTTCCCCATGCTGGACAAGTAGGCACCAGCTGTGCAAAATAACCCTCCCACTGCAAGGTGGTTGGAGCAGGGATGTCCATTCGTTCACATGGCTTATCTTTTGTGGTTTGTCTGCTGTCCCCTTTATCTCTTTCCACAGGCTTCCAGTTGTTAAGAAAAAAGACTCagcatgtacatgtgtggcaCTGTCACCATGTCCAAAGACACAAATCATACAGCAAAGGAGGTGATAGTGAACAGTCTTTGAAAGAAGCACCACAAAAACCCAGGCTAAGGTGTTTGTCCTTAGCAGCAGCTGTTTATGTGACAAGCTTCATCTTCTAAACCTGGCCTGAAAGAAAAGGCTTATAATctttaaagttaaaaagaaaacatcttcatcattgtttgttattattaatataaatagtAAGTGAATATTCCATCTGAAATCTTAAAAACTTAAACtttggtgaatatatatatatacatatatatatatatattcatcaaaaggtatacatacatatgtatatatacatacatatataggctATGATATATAGCAACCTAACCAAAAGGGTATCCATGTATATTTTAAACAGAAGACATAGCAACTCTCTGGAGTACTTTTATGAATTAGTTTGAAAAATTGCTTAGAGAAATAGAAATGTAGTCAGAAGAAAGAGATGCTGCCATACCTACCTAATAGAACCTCTACTGTTAAGAAAAGTAATAAATGAGTGTCTGGGGAAGCATTCCCAGTGCACACCCAgtctttaaataattaattgtTTTACACACAGTTTAAAACACAGAGCAGGCAGCACTGAGAGGCAAAGACTAACTTCTCATCCTGTGTACATTCTCAAAAAGGAATTGCTTAACCTTTATAGATATTGCACTTTGAATCATTTATGTATAGCTCAAACTAACATTTTTAGAGATAtgtgtcttaaaaaataaataaacacacacatatataatatatactcagCATAGGTAGCCTTTGGTTAATGTTTACTTACGGGGGGAAGTGCAATGGAATTGTGTCATACACACAGCTAATGAACATACATTCAATTGTACATGCTTGGGGGAAAAAACGAAAGAAATGCAATTCAAGAGAGGTGGGGGATTTGTTCACATCTCACTCATTGAGTGTATGCTCTAGGGGGCAAGTGAGATGGAAGCTAGGACTCAGTTCATCCCTCACATGAGTAACTTCTGCAGACTTTTTAGTGGGCATGGCTTGCTGTATCCAGGTAGTTCTGATTTTCTCAGATATGTCACAATATTAGGACACACCCCCTAAACACCAGCTGACTCTGTATTATCTTCAACCAAAGTATCAGTTACCCGTCTCAATGCTGGATCAAAATGTAGCTTCTTGGGTGTTCAGAGGTCTTTTTTCCTGAGGACTGTGTGCAGGAACCACAGCCCCATAAGTTCATCCACTTTTGTACTGACTTCAGAATCTAACTATTGGGTTTGGTGAGACTCTCCCATAAGCCATTTAACAGGGATAGGAACAATACAACTTCAAATTTCACTTGGTTAGTATAGAATGGCCTTGGTGGAAATTTGGGACTTGTGTTGCTCCAGGGGCCTTTCCATCCCACTCCTTTGCTATAGAACCCCTTAAGGTGATAGGAACATGCCTTCTAATTTAGAGAGAAAATGCAGTATAAATCAAGTCTATGGGGCTAAGGTGACTGTTTAGTTTGGTCACCAAAAGTATCATGCAGtttcaaaaatcattttgaaagatTTCTTCCAAACCAGGGATGGTTTCAAATGCTGAGAATCTGGAAAAGGGGCACAAATAAAATGCACAAATAAGGGTAACTCTAGTGTAAACATCCCTTTTAAAGCATACCACACAACAGTTTAATATAGTCATGTCTATATTATATGTCTGCACATACAAGTGGTAATTCTCAGAGAAGCCCCTAGCCACCGCCTAGGTTTCTTCTTACCTTGAACAGGCAaggggaaaataataaataaaatttagcatCTTTGAAACATCCGAGTTAAACAGCTTTACTGATAGCTAGCACCCCTCCCCTAACTGAGCCACTTACATCCAAGGCAAGAACAGTGGTTGGCATAGCCACCCCTCTATGTCACAGCCACACCTCTATGTTTGTGTTTAGGGTCTTATACAGCAATGTCACCTGGGCTGTGGTGGGATCTACACATTCCCTTCCCACCAGAAGAGCTGCAGtttctgacccccacccccattagtATCTCCAGTTAAGAAGTCACTTCAAGTAAAGCAATATTGGTGAGGGCTTGAGAAAGCAAGGGGCAGGACAAACAGCTTGACACAGAAAAGGCTTCTCTGGGAAGCATGTGTGGTGCCACAGGATGATAATTTGAATGCAAGGATTGTATACAGCAGACATAGGGATAAATCAAAACAGCGGCAAGAGTgggcttgatttttttgtttttctgggctCAAGAATTCCTCCTTTTCCCCCATGCACCAGGCAGGGTCTTTGTTTTAGAGGAGACATAAAATCTATACATTATGGCAAATAGAAAACTGAACCTTAGACCCCAAGTCTAAGGGACATAGTCTTGTGGGTTTGGAACCTCCCCGTAGACATTCCAGCAACAGTTTGGATGGGATATGACACATCTGTTTCCTCATGTTGTCATGCTGGAGCCAGAGTCGCCAGTGCCACTTGGAGACCACAGCTTTGCCTGGGACAAAGGGCACCTttgaaaaaagaatttcaaatcaGTCAGCCCTGTTAGCTGCTGGCAATGGCCCAGGGGAGTGATAGATGACTTGACCCTTGGAAGAAGAGTGTGGCTCAGCTACACACCATGGTGGCTTGGTGGATGACACACATGAGTGGTTAGTTCCTAGTGGCTGTGGATGGTACCAGCTCTAACTACTTCTCTACTGTGGTCTTTATTGGTCACAATATGATGGCATTTTTAAGTGCCAATGGCGTCTTCAAGCCAGCAGGAACTTTGGCTGTCAGTATGATTTTGTGAAAACACgtgcattaaaaaagaaaaaccctcaaACACCAAGATTCatgctctcctctcttctcttccatctcttctcatCTGGCAGCCTGAGAGCTGCTCAGTCTGTGGAGATTGGAAATCAGGGTAGCACTCTTAAGGAGAGCTGTTCAGCCAGAGGATGGGATACCCTCACATCTGGAAACATTACACAGAGGCACAAGTGCCAGCCCTGTGGGGTCACGGGGATACTTTTATAGGCTTTCCGTGTTTGTCATACTGGTACACCAGCATCTTGATGCAGTGTGAGTTTGCTGGTGAGATCCAGGGACTACTTGTTATGGAAAAGTTATGGTTGGTGTAGAATTGTACAGGCTGCTTCTGACACTTGAACAAGGCCTTGAGTGTGGCAGCTGCCATGGTACGGAAGCGCTTGCTGATGAAGCAGTAGAGGAAGAAGTTGATGGCTGTGTTCAGAAGGGCTAGCATGTTGGCAACATCCAACATGATGTGGACCAGCCAAGGGTTCTGGATGGGTGCTCCGTAGAGGTGGTAGAGAATCATGATGATGCGGGGGGCCCAAAGGGTGGCAAAGATGGAGGTAATGGTAAACAAGATGGCAGTGGTCTTCCCTGTGGAATAGCCACGGAGGCGGAAATTGCTCTTTCTCCTAAGCTTGTACACAATGATGGAGTTCAAGATGAAGAAGATGGAGCAGGGCACCAGGTACACGGTGAAGCAGTGGATCCAGACAAGGACATGATGCATGGAGGTGCTGATGTAGTCTTCGGTCCAGATGTTAGGCCACCAGTAGTAGGGGATACTGGTCAGGAAGCAAGTTATATAAACACTCAGAATGACTTTCCGGGTCCTGGCTGGGTAGGAAACTGTGTGGTATTTGAGTGGGTGACAGACAGCAATATACCTGTCAACTGTTAAGGGGACCGTAATCCAAATAGAAGTATGGATGGAGGAGAACTCTAGAACTTCTATGATCTTGTCAGGGATCAGAGGCATC
Proteins encoded in this region:
- the Gpr139 gene encoding probable G-protein coupled receptor 139, whose product is MEHTHAHLAVNSSACGLGFVPVVYYSFLLCLGLPANILTVIILSQLVARRQKSSYNYLLALAAADILVLFFIVFVDFLLEDFILTMQMPLIPDKIIEVLEFSSIHTSIWITVPLTVDRYIAVCHPLKYHTVSYPARTRKVILSVYITCFLTSIPYYWWPNIWTEDYISTSMHHVLVWIHCFTVYLVPCSIFFILNSIIVYKLRRKSNFRLRGYSTGKTTAILFTITSIFATLWAPRIIMILYHLYGAPIQNPWLVHIMLDVANMLALLNTAINFFLYCFISKRFRTMAAATLKALFKCQKQPVQFYTNHNFSITSSPWISPANSHCIKMLVYQYDKHGKPIKVSP